The DNA sequence CGTCGACCCGGCCTACCAGGGCAGTGAGGACTGGTACGACCGCAATTCCGGAACCGCCTCCGCGAGCCGCGAGGCGCCATGGTATTACGTGATCGTCGACGAAGAAGATGCGGAAACCTACGTGCCTGAGCAGAATCTCGAGGCCGACGAGACCGGGGAGCCCGTGTGGCATCCGGAACTCGACGAACTGTTTCTCGATTTCCGGGACGGCGTGTACGTCCCGCGCCAGCTAGCCAACTGACGGTGCCCGTCGGTGCTGTCGAAAATCCAGTCGTTCTTTCAGGAGCACCTCGCGCCGGAAGCGGCGGCTGAGGATGCCGGGCATCGCCGCAACCTGGCGGCGGCCGCCCTGCTGATCGAGGTCGCGCGGGCGGATTTCGACTTCGACGAGGCCGAACAGGCGACCATCGAGGCCGCCCTGCGCGCGAGCCTCGACGTGACCGACGACGAGGTCGGTGAACTCGTGCGCCTCGCGCAGGAGGAAAGCCGCGATGCGACCTCCCTGCACCAGTTCACCCGCCTCGTCCACGAAACGCATTCACTGGAAGAAAAGAAAGCGCTGAT is a window from the Halofilum ochraceum genome containing:
- a CDS encoding TerB family tellurite resistance protein; translated protein: MLSKIQSFFQEHLAPEAAAEDAGHRRNLAAAALLIEVARADFDFDEAEQATIEAALRASLDVTDDEVGELVRLAQEESRDATSLHQFTRLVHETHSLEEKKALMQQLWRVAWADGRIDRYEEQILRRVADLIHLRHGEFMQAKHAAAPEG
- the hspQ gene encoding heat shock protein HspQ — its product is MHAVSHTASFRLGQIVRHKEHGYRGVVYDVDPAYQGSEDWYDRNSGTASASREAPWYYVIVDEEDAETYVPEQNLEADETGEPVWHPELDELFLDFRDGVYVPRQLAN